The genomic region GTATCATTATACAAGCTGCCtggcaataataaaacaacACAAATCACACGCtgctgccactgccactgccaaTGCTATTGTCACTAGTACGCCAGCGCCAGATAGCTTAGCTGCCCGTTTGCGACAGCGTTAGCGCTAGCATTTGCCATTTGCCTTCGTCGTCACTTGCTAACTCGTCATTTTGTAAAACTTCTGATTTTTCGTACAATACTAGTTTTCAGCACTTAAAAACTCTTTACCAATAACACATCCTCCCGTAGTTTATCTGCTAACGTTATAACACAATAAATTTTCGAgtaattttacactttttattatGAGCTGTGCCCTATAAAAGGTATGTGATcgacaaatgaaatattttccgtTTTCTTTCCGTCAACCAATTAATGACACGAACGAATAAGTTTTAAAGCAGATGTGTGTGCGTTTCACAGTTTTAAACGTCCCTTGCCAcacttttacaaaataatattaagaattgTTCAAGCCTTTCTAAACTTTTCATAGTAAATAAACTTACGAAATTCTCGAAATActtttatcattaaaaacaagaaattataacAAGTTCACTGCTTATTGCAAGTTTTTTGTAATGTAATTCACATATGTAACCATATATTTGCAGGCCGGAAAggcgttaaaaaataatattctttgcAAGCCGGCAGTTCTTAGTGAATTTCGCAGAaatgttgctgtttttttactaattttttgtctACAAAGTACTGTTTTTCTGTATCGACAGCGGAAGCTAATTGGGTTTGTGTGGGACcacatttttctaatggcgATAGTTTGATAGCATCTCAGTAAGCAATAGTAAACCTTGgcatttttgctttgaaaaggcttctcttaaaaaatatttggcattCAGGGTGGGCATAAAACTGCAGGTTATACTATTTGTCGAGGGCATCAAGTCACATCTAAAACTACGTCAtggcaaaatttttgttaattccaGATAAGTTTGCTTATGCCACATTTTGTCATTCTTGATATCAATCCAAGTTTGGTTCTTATAACAAAGAAGGAAACTTTTTCTATCTGGCAGCTATTTAGATGTGATgagcaaaattcaaaaattggagTGCGAATAGTAGATGAAAACAAAACAGTGAAAGCGAGTGGTTTGATAACAAGGTGAATTCACAAAAGGTGACTTCGGTATAgggcaaggtggatttattaaggtgacagcattcacccagctgaatttttcaccgtaggtatggcttacgtcaaaatgatatgctttgtttgtatgtattggtatgtttacatttgcttgctgattttgacgtgatggttggaccaaacgcaacaacaaatacatgtagggttttacttatgtGTGTTTggtgtcacctgtaataaattcgccttggtataGGGCttgatttgttctttttcttgCGATTTGATGTTTTGAACGTTTGTATctcattgaaattttgacagttaaaaaaatatgtgtaaaattaGTTGTTGCTCTACCGAAGTCACTTTCATACACAAGGTTAGATGCTTTGgtgatatattgaaaaaaaaaggtcatcaaccaatatttttatttgacattatttatttctttttattacaaaGCTATTTCcaacgcattttatttttaaaactgaagCAAGATTCCATTAAAAAAAGCACCAAATGCtaattacatacaaatgtaaatatttgtttatataaaacgTTATAAATAGCTCTGATTAGTCACTACCTGAACCAGAtgtcaaaaaaagttttcatatgATTTATTGCCCCAACTAAACaagtaatatttatataacaCTATTTTAGTCGTATTTCAATATTCTTTAAGTTAAAGATATTGTCAAGCACACTATTTACTAATGCACCATTATTAAgatacaaaactacaaatatGGAAGTCTATAGACTCTTATTGTCACAATTATGCACTGCTATTGCCCCTGCGAAAATTAATAAAggccaaatgaaaatattaagtttCAATTGGTGAACCCTGAGTTAAATCTAAAAGACTTTCGTCTTTATCGAGACGTTGTGGACCCTTCCCTATACGTGTATGGATTATATACTTAAGAAGATTCTTGTCATGAATAGGTAAAGTGGCATTTCCATTGAACCCGTTCTTctgcaaataaaagcaaaaaatttaaatattaattattaaatattatattataaattaaatatatatttcaaaacTTGTTTTATCACCTCCTTAGTTTCGCATCCAACTGGTATGCCCTTAACATATTCCACACTGTGACCCATATCGTTGGGAAAGCTCGTTTGAATTGCGGCTATCGCAGCACTTACATCTGATTTCAGCAAATAAAGGCAGGCATTTGGACCTGCATCAAAGGTATAAGCAAGCTTTGCCTCACCAGCTGCGTTATTATAGGCGTGTACAAACTCTGCGATTGCATGCGACACATCATTCATGTACACACATGGCGGATACGTATCCAAAGCAATGGCATGAAATTGATTCGAATCACGCATGGTTATCTCTGCAAGCTTTTGAAAATCTCGTTTTCTTATTGCCTCAACCAATGCTGCTATACGCTCAGGCACACAGAAACGAGCACGATGTGCGATCAGATCTGATGTTTCCACAGCACGTTGCATACCTTTGGTCGAACTAGTCTTCTTACGTGCGTCGTTTACTACTAATATGAGAATATGTAATTCGGGCCAATGTTCAGCAGGCTCGACAGGCAGTGCAATGGAATCACTACCATCCTTGAGTTTGCCTGAGTGCCAGCGTACAAAGCCACCATGTAGACTACGACATGCAGATCCACTGCCTTGACGTGCTATTGCCGTCAATTCTTCATTTTCAACGCCGTAGAGACCAGCCAACGTATATACTAAACATGCGTAACCAGCAGCACTGGAGGCCAAGCCAGCCGCTGTAGGAAAGTTGTTCCGGGAGGCTATGTGTAACTTCCAGTCAATGGGGAATTTTAGTTGTCCTTTTGCAACTGCGAGTCGCTGtactaaaatgaataaattacattttgtttCGCGTTAAATTTAGAAAACTGTACTTACTCTCCTTCAAACAACGCATGGTACGTGGATTCTCCTCAAATGGCACCTCTTCACCGTTCAGCCACATAAGGTGACACTTAAAGGAAGCTGAGGCAGCAATTGTTGTCTTTGCACACATCTAGAATAAATTTCCATAACAAAAGTTCGTTTGAAAATCTCCATTTCATTTGTGTGAACGACGTAAAAATTCTATTGATAATTACCTCATCGGTGCTAAGGGTCACGCTGAGCGAGTCGTTAATGGGAAGTATGAGATCTTCATCCCGCTTGCCCCCTTGAAGTGAAAGCGCAAGTAAAATAGTGGCATTTTAGTGAGTATCGCTTAATGTATTTAACTAGAAATCATGGTAATATTACTTACAATACTTGATTAGGGCTATGTTTACAGGTGCTATACATGTTTCAACAAACATTTCAAAGAACCAAAATAGAAATTTTCGAAGAAT from Anastrepha obliqua isolate idAnaObli1 chromosome 2, idAnaObli1_1.0, whole genome shotgun sequence harbors:
- the LOC129239142 gene encoding diphosphomevalonate decarboxylase yields the protein MFVETCIAPVNIALIKYWGKRDEDLILPINDSLSVTLSTDEMCAKTTIAASASFKCHLMWLNGEEVPFEENPRTMRCLKEIQRLAVAKGQLKFPIDWKLHIASRNNFPTAAGLASSAAGYACLVYTLAGLYGVENEELTAIARQGSGSACRSLHGGFVRWHSGKLKDGSDSIALPVEPAEHWPELHILILVVNDARKKTSSTKGMQRAVETSDLIAHRARFCVPERIAALVEAIRKRDFQKLAEITMRDSNQFHAIALDTYPPCVYMNDVSHAIAEFVHAYNNAAGEAKLAYTFDAGPNACLYLLKSDVSAAIAAIQTSFPNDMGHSVEYVKGIPVGCETKEKNGFNGNATLPIHDKNLLKYIIHTRIGKGPQRLDKDESLLDLTQGSPIET